Proteins encoded in a region of the Diadema setosum chromosome 7, eeDiaSeto1, whole genome shotgun sequence genome:
- the LOC140230917 gene encoding uncharacterized protein — protein sequence MASSPEGKARVMIWSTPRSISTAFARSMSARGDTEVFWEPYLACYSFGPDRKIHWGDHIPGMLNDKYTYSYIDHILSNDYPNSKVLFVKGMIEGIRGNFDVVDSKYKHSFLVRRPEKVFRSLERLTKETPGMPEDFMTGFKNIFHDLEDFYNHVQTKFGQPSPPIIDADDLVTHPETILPKYCEAMGIEFTPKMLEWDSVDPSQLNWHCTDVGDIANEEMKKTVVLSNAMQSKGFGKAPDPTKSSKPSPTVAEYAEHAMPVYQRLYDLRIKP from the exons ATGGCATCATCACCTGAAGGCAAAGCACGCGTCATGATCTGGAGCACGCCGCGCTCGATCTCGACCGCGTTCGCAAGATCGATGTCGGCTCGAGGAGACACGGAGGTCTTCTGGGAGCCCTACCTTGCCTGCTACTCCTTTGGTCCGGACAGAAAGATACACTGGGGAGACCATATTCCAG GTATGCTTAACGacaaatacacatacagctACATCGACCACATTCTGAGTAATGACTACCCGAATTCGAAGGTTCTCTTCGTCAAGGGAATGATTGAGGGAATCAGAGGAAACTTCGATGTCGTCGACTCCAAGTACAAGCACTCCTTCCTGGTTCGTCGACCCGAGAAGGTGTTTCGGTCCCTGGAGCGACTGACCAAAGAAACTCCCGGTATGCCAGAAGATTTCATGACCGGTTTCAAGAACATCTTCCACGACCTCGAAGACTTCTACAACCATGTCCAGACGAAATTTGGCCAACCCTCACCTCCCATTATCGACGCGGATGATCTCGTCACCCACCCAGAGACCATCCTACCGAAGTACTGCGAGGCGATGGGGATTGAGTTTACACCCAAAATGCTCGAGTGGGACAGTGTAGACCCGAGCCAGCTCAACTGGCATTGTACTGACGTGGGGGACATTGCCAACGAGGAAATGAAGAAGACTGTGGTATTGTCAAACGCCATGCAGAGCAAAGGTTTCGGGAAAGCCCCCGATCCCACGAAATCCTCCAAGCCGTCGCCCACTGTTGCAGAATATGCCGAGCATGCTATGCCGGTCTATCAGAGATTGTATGATCTCCGGATTAAGCCTTAA